A window of Cellulomonas fimi contains these coding sequences:
- a CDS encoding bifunctional 3'-5' exonuclease/DNA polymerase, translating into MPYVLLTDDPDRAGGVLLRHTSDDGEPAPDAERVPARDLPAAVARYEADHPRWVWDDTARRYPALLRAGVRVERCHDLRLCHTILRGSAYATGSDLARAPRGPWDGRRPQEPAPAEPDLLDELTLLDDPGAAATPPADPDDVPLDVPQELARQLAAVAGSTEPGRLRLLLAAESTGALIAQEMRHDGMPWDTAVHDALLTDLLGPRPRGGRPARLEALVEQIRTHLVQPTLNPDSQPDLLRGLRLAGFDVQSTSKWEIRALDHPAREPLLEYKSLSRLLSANGWAWMDTWIHDGRFRPEYVPGGVVSGRWATNGGGALQLPAAIRAAVRADDGWRLVVADAAQLEPRVLAAMSGDAAMAAAGRQADLYQGVVDAGIVATRSDAKYAMLGAIYGATTGASAALMPQLTRAYPQAVALVEAAARAGERGEVVTTWLGRSSPVPDAAWQAELTAASAEGAAAEDVRAVRRRARDWGRFTRNFVVQGTAAEWALCWMASLRRRLRDVEGRPHLVFFLHDEVMVHSPAAVADEVADAVRAAAVEAGRLLFGATPVDFALNVSVVESYDRAK; encoded by the coding sequence GTGCCCTACGTGCTGCTCACCGACGACCCGGACCGGGCCGGCGGCGTGCTGCTGCGGCACACGTCGGACGACGGCGAGCCCGCGCCCGACGCCGAGCGGGTGCCCGCGCGCGACCTCCCGGCCGCGGTCGCCCGCTACGAGGCGGACCACCCGCGCTGGGTGTGGGACGACACGGCCCGCCGCTACCCCGCGCTGCTGCGCGCCGGCGTCCGCGTCGAGCGGTGCCACGACCTGCGCCTGTGCCACACGATCCTGCGCGGCAGCGCGTACGCGACCGGCTCGGACCTGGCCCGGGCGCCGCGCGGGCCGTGGGACGGTCGACGGCCGCAGGAGCCGGCACCCGCCGAGCCGGACCTCCTCGACGAGCTCACGCTGCTCGACGACCCGGGCGCCGCCGCGACGCCCCCCGCCGACCCGGACGACGTCCCGCTCGACGTACCGCAGGAGCTCGCCCGGCAGCTCGCCGCCGTCGCGGGCTCGACCGAGCCGGGGCGACTGCGGCTGCTGCTCGCGGCCGAGTCGACGGGCGCGCTGATCGCGCAGGAGATGCGGCACGACGGCATGCCCTGGGACACCGCGGTGCACGACGCGCTGCTCACCGACCTGCTGGGCCCGCGACCCCGCGGCGGCCGACCGGCTCGCCTCGAGGCGCTCGTCGAGCAGATCCGCACCCACCTGGTCCAGCCGACCCTCAACCCCGACTCGCAGCCCGACCTGCTGCGCGGCCTGCGGCTCGCGGGCTTCGACGTGCAGTCGACGTCGAAGTGGGAGATCCGCGCGCTCGACCACCCCGCGCGCGAGCCCCTGCTGGAGTACAAGTCCCTGTCGCGGCTGCTGTCCGCGAACGGCTGGGCGTGGATGGACACGTGGATCCACGACGGCCGGTTCCGTCCCGAGTACGTCCCCGGCGGCGTCGTGTCGGGCCGCTGGGCGACGAACGGCGGCGGCGCGCTCCAGCTGCCCGCGGCGATCCGCGCGGCGGTGCGGGCCGACGACGGCTGGCGGCTGGTCGTCGCCGACGCGGCACAGCTCGAGCCGCGCGTGCTCGCCGCGATGTCGGGTGACGCGGCGATGGCCGCCGCCGGGCGGCAGGCCGACCTGTACCAGGGCGTCGTCGACGCGGGGATCGTCGCGACCCGGTCCGACGCGAAGTACGCGATGCTCGGCGCGATCTACGGCGCGACCACGGGTGCGAGCGCGGCGCTCATGCCGCAGCTCACGCGCGCGTACCCGCAGGCCGTGGCGCTGGTCGAGGCGGCGGCACGCGCGGGCGAGCGCGGGGAGGTCGTGACGACGTGGCTCGGCCGGTCGTCGCCGGTCCCGGACGCCGCGTGGCAGGCCGAGCTGACGGCGGCGTCGGCGGAGGGCGCGGCCGCGGAGGACGTGCGCGCGGTGCGCCGTCGCGCGCGCGACTGGGGCCGATTCACCCGCAACTTCGTCGTGCAGGGCACGGCGGCGGAGTGGGCGCTGTGCTGGATGGCGTCGCTGCGACGGCGGCTGCGGGACGTGGAGGGCCGCCCGCACCTGGTGTTCTTCCTGCACGACGAGGTCATGGTGCACTCCCCCGCGGCGGTCGCCGACGAGGTCGCCGACGCGGTGCGGGCGGCCGCCGTCGAGGCCGGGCGCCTGCTGTTCGGGGCGACGCCGGTCGACTTCGCGCTGAACGTGTCCGTCGTCGAGAGCTACGACCGCGCGAAGTGA
- a CDS encoding GNAT family N-acetyltransferase: protein MAATPSEPPASRPAPPDVVEPLTRRDLPAAAAVLAAALADDPGFRHLFPVDTRRESELRALYRMTLSDALRYGITYVTKLDGVVTGAVALYAPGTYPMTPARWWRQAFRIAAIALRTRTHSFGLIKFGDLTAEGVPADAWYVEALGVRPDLQRAGRGKLLMARVFADIDAGEAPGYLETTKPLNVNYYSALGYAETSARVALAPEGPWIIPMARPRKAA, encoded by the coding sequence ATGGCAGCGACCCCGTCCGAGCCGCCTGCCTCCCGGCCGGCACCCCCCGACGTCGTCGAGCCGCTGACGCGACGCGACCTCCCCGCCGCCGCCGCCGTCCTGGCCGCGGCGCTCGCCGACGACCCCGGGTTCCGGCACCTGTTCCCGGTGGACACGCGGCGCGAGTCCGAGCTGCGCGCGCTCTACCGGATGACGCTCTCGGACGCCCTGCGGTACGGCATCACGTACGTGACGAAGCTCGACGGTGTCGTGACCGGCGCGGTCGCGCTGTACGCGCCCGGCACCTACCCGATGACGCCCGCGCGCTGGTGGCGGCAGGCGTTCCGCATCGCCGCGATCGCCCTGCGCACCCGCACGCACTCGTTCGGTCTGATCAAGTTCGGCGACCTGACGGCCGAGGGCGTGCCCGCGGACGCCTGGTACGTCGAGGCGCTGGGCGTCCGGCCCGACCTGCAGCGCGCCGGCCGGGGGAAGCTGCTGATGGCGCGGGTCTTCGCGGACATCGACGCGGGCGAGGCTCCGGGCTACCTGGAGACGACGAAGCCGCTCAACGTCAACTACTACTCCGCGCTCGGCTACGCGGAGACGAGCGCCCGCGTGGCGCTCGCGCCCGAGGGGCCGTGGATCATCCCCATGGCGCGCCCGCGCAAGGCCGCCTGA